In Micropterus dolomieu isolate WLL.071019.BEF.003 ecotype Adirondacks linkage group LG01, ASM2129224v1, whole genome shotgun sequence, the sequence ATGCTAAAAAGGcagtggctcaggaggtagaacGGGTTGGCCGCTGTTCCGccagtgaatgaatgagtgtgaatgttggtttccgtttgagcacttaggctcagtgtatgaatgtgtatgactggtgaatgcagatgtagtgtaaaagcgctttgagtggttgaaaagactagaaaggcgctatacaagtacggagcatttatatGAAATGTGCATTGAGATAACGTCCGTAAACCGTTATAAATTGgagcaaacaaaataaaattctaTGTAGGCTCAACTGTTACCACAGAAGAAGTTTGTTTTTAGCTTGGTCACTGTTAGCATAATGAATTCTGTTTGGGGAGGGTACAGCAAGTTCACTGTGGGCGAGCGTCAAGCTAATGTTCAGCTGGTGTTTGGTAAGTTTCTCATCCCTTATTGGAGGATTGTGTTGCGATTAAATATGACAAGCATTGTCCTTGTGTTTCACTCTGTTGTGTCTCTTATTGaaacaataattattttattactcAGCCAATATATTGGGCATCCCTAATTCTATAGTCAACGCAGAATTAAAacattaccacacacacacacacacacacacacactgcatcctTTTAACTGTTTGAACATTTACTACATAGTTTATTTCACTGTATGTAACATTTTGCTTATCACAACTCATACGTCAGTCCAATCtgcattttctttgtcttacctcggcctcctctgcctcccctcCCACCTCGTTCTCCTCCTGAGCTGTTCCAGTTGTCCCCATCTGCAAAGAATACATTTAAGGATCAGAAGCTCCAGACACCAAGAAACTTCTGACACTAGTTAATTTAATACTGCCAGTACTCACCATTCCCATTCTCATCACCAcctacaaaacagaaaacaaattagaTTCCCTCTAAAATTCCCATCTAAGCATTAGATGTCACTTCTTACATTTGATTTTGTTCAGTGACATTGTTCAGTCGCTCAACGATCACTTTACTACTTGATTTATAGTTTGAGATGTATGAGTACCTGAGAATGAGCTTTTAAATCCTCCTAGTCTGCCTCGGCCTCTTCCACCACGACCTGGAGacagaaaaatattaattaggGTCCCTGCTCATGTGGGTGTAAAAGGAAATGAACAAGCAGATCCATTTGCAAAGAAAGGTCTCGAAGAAGTGGAAGACAGCAAGGTATTAAAAGTAGCTGATGGTAGAGGAGAAGcaaaatcatttaattaaatattggCATAAGGAATGAGACAGACAATCAAGGGCGACATTATAATTCACAATCGTCAGTTCATTTTAAACAAGTTAGTGTAAGGTATCGTAACCCAAGAGGGGATGTCCACCTTTGTGCagccggagaaaagcaactgcagtCGCCAGAAACagtaaactgtgtgtgaagaATATATTCTCATTTCACCGCGATTTATTTAAAAGAAGGGAAACACTCCAGTGGCAGTAATGCACCTAAAAAGTGTTAATGAATGCTTTGTCTGCCAGTGAGCTAATCCTTCAAGTATAAACCAGTAAGTAATTGTGGCAGTTAAAATACTGATAACATATTTTGGGCGGTTCAGTGTGCGTTTGGGTGGTTTTAGAAGAACGTATCTTGCCTTATGTTAAatccagcatgcatcacattaAGTCAGAGCTGCATTTAATCAAGCGCACCTATATTCAGTCATTGCTTATCCTTTCCACACTTACCCCTTCCATAGTCGCCACCGCCACCACTGTTCCAGGAGTCTCCTTGTGAGCCTAAAGGCGTTCATTTACAAAACATGCATCACTTTACCCAATTAGTTATCGAATCACTCTCACTGCCTGTGAGTCAATCACTTATTCACATCACAATTTCATAATGTACACAACAGTGAACATACCTTCACTCCAGGTGTAGCTTGTCAGTGTAACAGCACTGACATTATTAGTTGATCCCTGGagagaaaaatttaaatcagcTAGTGACTGTCTGGCTCCACAGCAGGAACAACACAGCTGGACATAATTAGCAAATGATTAAACATTGAATAAACTGGCTTACCTCTTCGTCCCAATCGTCCATTTTTGTTCACCttgaaaatgaaagacaaagaTTTAGAAGCTTCAGACACATAAACTCATGAATAATTTGTACACttctgagtgtgtctgtgttaaagCAACATCCTTTTCTTAACTGTGAAGTTTAACCTTGTCAGAGTGACACCGCGAAACGTCAGCCGCCGACCTCGTGTTTTATGCAGCTCAAGCTAGCACTAGCTAAAAAGCTTAGTTTAAATTGTGGGCAAAGCAACTAGGACAAATAGAAAATCCGTACTATAAACCAAAGGATGATTTTTAGTACTTAATTTACCCATAAACcgttttttaacctttattaaTATAAACTACTTTTAGCCGGTAGCCTTGTGCGAATTTCTTTGCAAGCCAAGTGTGTAAAGTTAGCTTGCGGTGCCGCTTTCGGCTAACTAACGTTAATCCCGACAGGTCTGAAGAGCGGGAGGGCTCACCGATGAGTCGATTTACCCGCACTTTATAACAAAACACTCACATTAAATCCAAATTTTTATAAAGAATAGTGGttgttaaaataatatatactaGATTTAATCAACAAAAATCGACACCTGCTCGAGGACtgtgaagctaacgttagctacactTCCCGTTAGCTTACTCAGCATTAATAGCAAAGCACGGTAATGAACAAtatgaattaataaaatttcTGTTCTCTGATGGTTGTAATAAAGACTAACTACATAACTTGCGTAAACATAATGTTACTTTTGTTAAATACAGCTCGGTGATTCCCTCCGTCGTCGTGCAGCCGCGCTCTTTCAGGTCACTGTCAAGAGTCGGGCGCACTTTGCACACAGCACGCGAACATGCTGGGGTTGCCAGTTCCGCTGCTTTCCCGCCCAACTCGACagttttacaacaacaacaaacgcTGAATTtatctaaaataataataaactgtgGTCAGAGGTTTAGCTGTATTTTTCTGCAAATCGCGCTCACAACAAAATGACTGTTTCTATCAGTTTATTTGGTAAAAGGGGTGTTGATCTGAAATTTTGCGAAGGGGAGAGGGGCTGTTCCTATGATAGTCATTTAGGCCCATTAGAGTCGCAGtcgaggtaaaaaaaaataaacgaGGTGaaaatttgtgtttattttatatttcgAGAATTAAGTCTACATGATGagaattaaaatcaaaatgacCAGAATAAAGTTGAAGTACCTTTTCGGGAATGACGTAGAGATTAAAGTTGAAATGTACTTCAACTTTATTCtttatgcaaaataaataaataaatatcttcacCATACCATTCTAATTTCCATATTCAGTTTAATTATTAGACTATTTCTCTTCTATTTTTGTTGGTATATACAAATCTGGGTTGCTCACAATGTACATTCACAGAAACAGGCATACACAAGCTCACATAGCCTATTACTGgatacatatttttatttataagccTTACATGGATTAACTCCAAATTTACAAGCTTTATAAATACCTTTAAAGCCGTGCAAGAGGTGCAGCAGTTGCCAAAACATTGCCCCTCACTGAAGTGTCTTTGAGCAGAGCACTTACCTCCTGAGGGCTCCTGtggatgtgcatgtgtgcttcAGATTCACAACAACAACTTTACTGATCCCAAGAAGGGCTGTGTGTTCGTAGCGTAACCTGTTCATACCCACGACAAACTCACAGGCAAGGTAGTTGTATTTCAATGAGTAATGCAAAACACTCCACAAACGTCATCATAGACTATACCACTGGCTATAACTTCAGACTGGATATAACAGACACACTAATGCAGAGTCTGGAGGGTCTTTGAGTATTAAACACTTTAATTCCTGCGTTCTGGAGAAACTTTCTGCATGAATTTagggtggaaatgtctttatatttacaaagggaaacacaaaattacatgcatatttcttattgtgcaaataaaactcATTTTGTAATTAACaattcttgttgcaagctatttttcagaacatttttaacaaatgctttcaaaaagtgatggggacaaaatcagccatttcagaaagtgttggggacatgtctccagtgCCCCTAGTGtcccccagtgtccccagtgtaaatgacacctatgcatCAACACATTTCATAGAACTGTATGTCAAGGATCCCTCAAATGTGGCTGTTTAACAGTTGTGTCAAATGTAGTGCACGTTGAACAATAAATTGCTCTTCgctggaaaaaaatataaattcccTTTCAAAATTACCTCAAATATACTTGgtgaaatttaatattttaatatctgGAGACATAGATGCTTATACGGATACATCTGTGATAAGACAATATTGCCAGTGATATTAAACTATTGGCTGGGCTCTATGAGAGAATCCTAGCATGTCAgcgtactgtatgtgtgaaccTCACCATTAATGTGAGTGAGGAATCAGGTTTTGGCCaatatgctttttattttatccttaCAGGCCTACAACAGATGGTCacttcaataaataaataataaacaataattatGATAATAGATGCAGAACAGCCCAGATGTGTTTTATGTCTTAATGTGAAATGTGGTTTAAGCCAATGTGGGGGTCAGAAGGGcagaggcaaaaaaaacaagaatataCAAGGGATACTTACAATGTGTTGAATTACTATAATctgtcagagctggttaatgtgggtCAGGAAAGGGAGGTTTGGGTCCCCTGCTGGATCTGCTGACAGACGCAGTTGAAGATGCAACCCCCAATGTAATAGTGAACATTTTCACAAgtattcagaatcagaatcagctttctttgccaggtatgtgtacacatacaaagaATTTGACtctgtacattgctcacaatgtgcttacttatgcaataatacaataatataaccagacacaggctacagtatagagaacacatatatacacactgtaaacaaaaacaatatagacagattaaGACAATAGTGCAAAGTGAggagagtgcaaaggatgcaggagtgaaTTTTTATTAccagtatttttattattattattatgtacatgtcgggggggggggatgcAATACACAGGTACACAaaaatgcatacatgtacacgtGTACACAGTgagatggagcatagtgcaaaggatgctgaaTAAATAGGTATTATGTGCAGGCATTATGTACTTGAGGTTGGTGGATTTGGTAAGTAACTGTAatataattacacatttttccCAGTAACTGCTGCCGATTACAATTGCATTTATTTTCTAATTAATTCACGTATCTAAATTACATCTAAGTAGTCAAACTCCAACGCTGTGGATGGTCCATCCATAATCTCATGATAAATACAAGGAGTCCGTTCCGCGCAGCGTTTTGATCCATTCCAGCATGTCTTGTAGCCAGAACGCAGTGCATTGTGGGACGCGGGCTAATGGTGAAGTCAAGATGGCGGCGGATCTCAGGCAGAGGAAAGAGCCTGCAGTAGGAAGGCCGTGAATGAAGTTTTGAACTGAAAATCCGTCGTCGCCGCGCGTTTAGCCTCAACCTGCCGTGCTGTTGAAGCTGTAATCAACCCGTGGAGGACTCGATCCGTTCACCAAACAGCAACAGAATTACACAAACAACTGGAGGATAAAGTCTCGTATGAATCCCGACGAGAAGGAGGACTGTGAGTGTACGCCACCACAGGCCGAGACCAGCCCCGCAGGAGGACCTTATAGGTGGGGAGGCCGAGAGGAGAGAGTCGGGGATGCGGGGAGAAACGCTGGAAGTAATGGCCAgctagctgctgctgctgctagtTGTGTTAAAGCTACAGCTCTGTTGTTTATACCAACATGTGCAGGCGGAGGGTATTTCAATAGTTGGCTGATCAGTCAAAATTATTAGCACTTTGGAAACATCAATTCTGCATAAATAATAGTTGAAAAAAAGGCCAGCGTGCTAGCTAGGTGCACTAGCTTGCTAAATCCAGGTCCCTGACGTTTCTCCTCCTTTACCAAACCTATTGCCCCCCCCTCCCTTAaatgtagtattttattttagtagtACTTATATTTACTATGGCTGCACATTTAACAGAACACAGTGAGTGTAACTTAATCAATGCAAGGCTAACTTGGTTGCTTCTTCTAGCTGCAAGGCACTGACTCTAATGTTGCTTATTAGCGAGCATGTCATTCATCATCACTGAGTTTAGacacacagaaaatatgttttaatattgcTCTCATGCAACCAGCACGGCGCCAACACTATTTATTGTGGTTATAATGTCAGTGCAAGCACGTCGTGACCTCTGCTGCAGGTATACTTATCgatattgtttgttgttcaaTTAGAAAACACGAGGAGCCTGAAATAGAAAACCCAGAAGCAAGCCGAATGTAAGTCAAACTCATTTTATACTTTACTGCGCATTTGTGCCTGTGAGCGTGTTTTAGCTGTAACAGTTTACACTTGCAGCACAGACTGCtcctgtttttgtctcttctcacttcttgttttcttttccaacCCGTTAAAGCCCTGTTCATTGTGGTTGTTCTTATCATAACACAAAAGAAAGTGACACTAGCAATGCTAATATTTTCCTCTAGCAATGCTGAGCACCAAGTAGGCAgctattgtttattttacagaGTTTGCAGATTTGAATTATTCAAGGAGCGCACCTCagttactttaaaaacaaaaggtcaTTATCAGCATTAAACACTCGGTGGTGATGGATGCAGGGGGACAAGACACGTGCCCTGGAGTGGGAGACCCaagtttgattcccactgtgttcATCccaaatgtgtccctgagcaaaacacgtaacccctagttgcttcagaggtgtgcaacctctgacgtATGATGAGTGAGTAATTTACTTCAAAAGACTGGAACAGATATGGTTAAATGCTCTAAGAGCGCCATATCAATGTTTTTATGCTctttgtgtgggtttttttgtagtacatttcagatttttctgAAGTATATCTGAGTTGGCGCTTGATTAAGTACCTGAGAAGGCAACGTATAGATGCTTCATGTCAGCCAAAGTCTGTCTTTGAAAACTATTAAACCCTAATTTAATGAATTAGGCAATGTATTGTCAATGCCAGGGCTGAAACTAACTTTTTTTTCACCCCTGTCCCAGAACCGTCCAGAAAAACGTtcataataatttttaataatcttcctgccctatactctgatgtgcattacgttattgctctgctggtgTTGTAGGACCCCCTTCAGACCATCTGACAGATAGAACTGTTCCAAACACACGTTAACATCAGCAgctccgataaagtgcagctcgcggtcccaaacagagcaagtttgCGCTTCAGTTTTCGGATGTTTCTATCGCAAAACTCCACCACTCTGTCACACAGCTGTGAGTCTGCCGGTGTTCTggcgatttatgctacctatcgagatgtgctacttctTTGCAGTTCTTTGCATGCGCGTTGTTTGGGGGTAGGTAGGGTTAGACGCTGTCAATTTGCATTACGGTAGCAGTATTCGACAAGGAAGCATAAAccgtcagaacaccggctgcaACTCACAGCGCAAGAGGGGCAGTCTCCGGTGTCTAAgagataaacacacatgcaaaatcCCCTTTCGTCCCAAAGGGTCCCGGAGAACATTTGTGTtcatcaaaaacacattttctatcgACCCCAGGACACCATTAGTCTTGAGCCCTGTATTTTTAACCCACAGATGAAACGGACACTTAATGGTCGTTGATTGAATCTGAATCATTCTCATCTCTACCGTTCATCCCATGTTACACGAACTGCTGTTAATGATGAATAAATTGGACTCTGCAGAACCTATAACCTCTTGTGCCTTACCTCTGAACTCAGGAAGCGAGCAGCTGCCAAACATCTAATAGAGCGCTACTACCACCAGTTAACAGAGGGCTGTGGGAATGAGTCGTGCTCTAACTCATGGTGTGCCTCGTCAGTCGGCTTCAACCGCATGGATAACAACGCGGCGGCGGTCAAAGCTCTGGAGCTCTACAAAGTCAACTCGAAGCTATGTGACCCCCACCCGTCGAAGAAAGGCACTGCCTCGGCCTACCTGGAGAGCAGCGCTCACGGCAACTCCGCCTGCAGTAACAGGAAGATGAACCATAAAGATGTCCACTCTGTACGGGACAATTTTAAAGGTGAGTTGATGCCAGACTACAGACGATCCTGTTACAGTCAGAGTTAATGATTGTGGAGAGTTTGATCTGTTTTGTTGTCCTTCTAATGTTCTATATGTAGATGTGACTTACCTGACGGAGGAGAAAGTGTATGAGATCTTGGACATCTGTGGGGAGAAGGAAGACTACTCGCCTCTGATCAGGGTAATAGGTCGGGTGTTCTCCAGCGCAGAGGGCCTGGTGCAGAGCTTCCGAAGATCCAAATCTCACACTAAGGAGGAGCTCAAGTCCCTTCAAGGTAAGGATGAGGACAAGGATGAGGACGAGAAGGAGGCAGCCGCCTGCTCTGCTACAGCTATGGAGGAGGATTCCCCCGCCTCGTCTTCATCATCAAGGCTCGGAGAGGGCTCCTCCGGGGAAAATGATGTCCAGAAGCTGGCCCCCGATGAGGTGTCCGTGGACATCGATGCCGTGCGGCGGGTGTACGAGCGCCTTCTGTCCAATGAGAAGATAGAAGCTGCCTTCCTGAATGCCCTGGTCTACCTCTCACCCAACGTAGAGTGCGACCTGACGTACCACAACGTATATTCACGAGACCCCAATTACCTGAACCTGTTTGTTATAGTGATGGAAAACAGCAACCTCCACAGCCCAGAGTACCTGGAGATCGCCCTCCCACAGTTCTGCAAGGCCATGAGCAAACTCCCGCTGGCAGCTCAGGCTAAGCTGGCGCGCTTGTGGTCGCACTACAGTGCGGAGCAGATCCGGCGCATGGTGGAGACCTTCCAGCAGCTCATTACGTACAAGGTGATCAGTAATGAGTTCAACAGCCGCAATCTGGTCAACGATGACGACGCAGTGGTGGCGGCCACCAAGTGCTTGAAGATCGTCTACTATGCAAACGTGCTGGGCGGCGACCTCGACATGGGGCACAACgaggaagaggacgaggagCCAATCCCGGAGTCCAGCGAACTCACCCTGCAGGAGCTTCTGGGCGAGGAACGGCGGAACAAGAAGGGCCCTCGGGTGGACCCGCTGGAGACAGAGTTGGGGATCCGCACCAATGATTGCCGCCGGCCGCTCATTCTCTTTGAGGAGTTTGTCAATGAGCCTCTGAACGAGGTGCTGGAGATGGACAAGGACTACACTTTCTTTAAGGTTGAAACTGAGAACAAGTTCTCCTTTATGACCTGCCCTTTCATCCTGAACGCCGTCACCAAGAACCTGGGTCTGTACTATGACAACCGCATCCGCATGTACAGCGAGCGCCGCATTACGGTGCTCTACAGCTTGGTGCAGGGGCAGCAGCTCAACCCCTACCTGAGGCTCAAAGTACGCCGAGACCACATCATTGATGACGCACTGGTCAGGGTATGTTTGTGCCAGTTCAGTAAATTCTCTGCctcttttaaatacattttgtttagctttttttaCGCATTGCACTGAGCTGTTTACTTTACATCTCTGTAGCTGGAAATGATAGCAATGGAGAATCCTGCAGACTTGAAGAAGCAGCTGTACGTCGAGTTTGAAGGAGAGCAAGGTGTTGATGAAGGAGGTGTTTCCAAAGAGTTCTTTCAGCTGGTTGTGGAGGAGATCTTCAACCCAGATATTGgtaagaaaatacaaaacaagtagcatttatgttttttaagcTAAGCTTCAGTAGCCgagactgtatttttttttttttttgacgcAATAGGTCTGATTTTTAAGCAGCCTGTTGCAGCATCTCTATATAACGCAGGTGCAGCACCCACATAGCATGTGAGCTAGTGATACTGCAGGCTAGTGCTGGCCGATATCtcaaatatattttgatattaGAGTTGGGGGATGCCTATCAAAGTGGAATACGGgcactttgtttttcatttctgtggcaGCAAACACAACGCACAGCCTTTGAGGAAGTATTATACTGTAACCCGAGCTTATCTACACATTTTATGGTTGACTGAAGTAACGTAACTAGCCCTCACACACCAGGAAAGACTATTTCACAACAAAACCTGCTATACTACCTCACACACATAGGCTACACACACCACAACAAGAGGCAGAGGTAGAAGTACTTAGGTCCATTAGTTAGAAAAATACTAATACACTCCACTGCAGGTAAAACTTGTGTATTCTAAACCCTTACTGAGGAAAAAGTACTTAAAGTAGTCATTATGCAGTAAAATGGTCCCTGTCACagttttactattatttatatgatgtatttctgattattattactgctgcattgatgtgtatgttgcattttagtgcatttttgcaatttttaatttattttcatagttttcatTCCTAACAggtatgaaaatgttttactgaCCACCTTAATTGCTGAAATATTGGGCAGCAAGGACACTGCTCTTTCACTGATCATTTTTGTATTGCAAGGCTAGTTTAATCAAACAATCTATGCTCCTTATTGAGAGGTGAGCACAAAGCTGATTACACCTGAAATTTCCACTGTAAAACTGCGTGTGTGCACAACTAgagtaaatattataatattaatgatgAACGGGAAGTAACTCTCTTTAAAATTGTAATGGAAATTCACAATGGGCAGAGCGTGtactttcattttcaatttgAGTAGTACATGGGCTGATGATTTCCAGTGgagcacaacaacaacaaatgagtGCTTTCAGGACAACATTTCTTCCTTATTTGAAATTGATttgaatttattctttattatttatatacaattacttggcatttttgcctttttattcAGTAGTTCCCAATAAAGAAAGCAAATgtggggagggagagagaggggtgatGTGCAACAAAGGTCACCCGCAGGTACGCAATACTTTGTCTTAATTCAAGACAGGTcaggtcagttttatttatgtagcccAATCACAAACGAATCTTACAGTCTGTACAGCATCCGACACGCTATATCCTTAGACCCTCGATTGGGATAACGAAAAACTCCCCAATATTAAATGACGTGTTGTAAATGACTGCATGTGCGAgtataatatacacacacatcgcGTCCTCTTGTCCTCCTGCAGGGATGTTCACATACGACGAGCGCACCAAGCTGTTTTGGTTCAACGCGTCATCGTTTGAAAACGAGGGCCAGTACACTCTGATAGGAATCGTTCTTGGTCTGGCCATCTATAACAACTGTATCCTGGATGTCCACTTTCCTATGGTGGTCTACAGGAAGTTGATGGGCAAGAAAGGAACTTTCAGAGACTTGGCTGATGCCAACCCGGTAAGAATTACCTCTAACAAAGCTTCTGAATGCTCTTTAGCTGGATAGCTCACGTAACTGTAAATTTCAACACCGCAGCAACTTTTTTGAACAGCCAGGTGTGTCAGTTGATGAGCCATGCTAAATATGTCATGTGACTGTGTGGGACAGGTTCTGTTCCAGAGTCTGAAGGAGCTGTTGGAGTACGAGGGCAGTGTCGAAGAGGACATGATGATCACTTTCCAGATTTCCCAGACAGATCTGTTTGGGAACCCACTCATGTACGATTTAAGGGAAAATGGGGACAAGATTCCAGtcacaaatgaaaacagaaaggtGAGCCAAACGGCAAACATGAAGCATTTTCAAACTGTATTAAAAGGCGGTCTTGCCCTAAATCTAGAGTTCATagtagagctgcaatgattaatcaatttgtGGCCAACTATTAAATAAATCGCTAACTATTTTGGTAATTAATTAGTCGGTTtgagtattttattattttttttaaaggaaggaaaaaaggcatacttacttactttataaaaatattttatattattttttggtAAAGAAAAGCcatctgaaaataatgaatatGGCCGTCACGGTTTCACATGTGAACTTGGTCTATTTGTCCATTTGGTTCCTTTAGACCTCTTGAAAAGTAGGATCTTGGTCCACATCTATCAGAACTGTGCGAGTGTGAAAATCCCAGCTtttaatagaaaacaaaattacaGATGATCTAccagttttctgttttgattcAGCATTTATGTATATATCTGAAGATTGCTGTGAGATCTGTAGATTATCCTTAGTTACaggtagggctgaacgatttggtggaaaaaatgtaattgcgATTTACGATTcaatttgcaatttttttttctttattgaagttttgctaaagttcaatattcactgccagtctattctTGCCGGAAGttgcgtcaagcagcacagagcagatgaaccatcaacaataaacacagttagacaaaaaaagaaacaatttaactacgtagcctacttaaccatagtagaagTAAGTAAAAATCAAgtacaaataagcaaaatctgaacaaaatCAGAcgggcaaaacgctcttattctgaaatgctccagaTGCGCtctataattaacctacattttaatcgccgtctCCACGATTAGCttttcgatttgaaaacgattaatcgttcagccttagttaaaggcagatttttttcTGGTTTCCCCTGCACTGTATTGCTGTGGCAGCCAATGTTTCAGTGgcttaaaaaaatcaaacaaagctATCTTCAAGGCTTGCTGTCACTTTGAGTAGTGGGAAAAAGTTCCTTTAAAAAGTGCCCGTCAGGATTTTggtgttgatgtgtgtttgtgcaggagTTTGTGGCCCAGTATGCTGAGTACATGCTGAACAAAAGCGTGGAGAAGCAGTTCAAAGCGTTCAGGAGAGGCTTCCACATGGTCACCAACGAGTCACCGCTCAAATACCTGTTCAGACCAGAGGAAATCGAGCTCCTAATCTGTGGAAGCAGGGTGAGATTTGTTACCAGACATTTCAGCGTGTTAGTCAATCATTGAAATTGGCTTAAAAGCTTAATGTCCATgcatattttgtctttgtcacaAACTGCAGAACCTGGACTTCCTAGCACTTGAAGAAACAACAGAATATGATGGAGGCTATAACAGAGATTCTCGAATCATCAAGTaagaaagtgtgtttgtgtattcgTTGTCTAGGTACAGTTTGTACACACAAGTTATGAATATGGTGTGAAGGCAAGACCCTACCGCGCCTGTCACAGTATTACATAACCGCCTAATCGCAATTATTTGGGACCATATGTCTCGCTTTCCGTAGCAAGATGATGACAGAGAGGTGCCAATAACGGGTCCGTTGATTTATAGCAGAGTCTCCACTACGGGTGCAGCAGTGCGTTTGACAGCTCTGAGGAAAGTCGCTTAATTTCAGTAGTAATTAAAGATTAAACAGCTGATCTGTCATGTAATATTTGTTATTACTACACATTTCGTCACGTAAAGTGTAACGACGACAGGAATTTCTTTGACAAGAGGAGACAT encodes:
- the LOC123973155 gene encoding ubiquitin-protein ligase E3A isoform X1, whose protein sequence is MNPDEKEDCECTPPQAETSPAGGPYRKHEEPEIENPEASRMKRAAAKHLIERYYHQLTEGCGNESCSNSWCASSVGFNRMDNNAAAVKALELYKVNSKLCDPHPSKKGTASAYLESSAHGNSACSNRKMNHKDVHSVRDNFKDVTYLTEEKVYEILDICGEKEDYSPLIRVIGRVFSSAEGLVQSFRRSKSHTKEELKSLQGKDEDKDEDEKEAAACSATAMEEDSPASSSSSRLGEGSSGENDVQKLAPDEVSVDIDAVRRVYERLLSNEKIEAAFLNALVYLSPNVECDLTYHNVYSRDPNYLNLFVIVMENSNLHSPEYLEIALPQFCKAMSKLPLAAQAKLARLWSHYSAEQIRRMVETFQQLITYKVISNEFNSRNLVNDDDAVVAATKCLKIVYYANVLGGDLDMGHNEEEDEEPIPESSELTLQELLGEERRNKKGPRVDPLETELGIRTNDCRRPLILFEEFVNEPLNEVLEMDKDYTFFKVETENKFSFMTCPFILNAVTKNLGLYYDNRIRMYSERRITVLYSLVQGQQLNPYLRLKVRRDHIIDDALVRLEMIAMENPADLKKQLYVEFEGEQGVDEGGVSKEFFQLVVEEIFNPDIGMFTYDERTKLFWFNASSFENEGQYTLIGIVLGLAIYNNCILDVHFPMVVYRKLMGKKGTFRDLADANPVLFQSLKELLEYEGSVEEDMMITFQISQTDLFGNPLMYDLRENGDKIPVTNENRKEFVAQYAEYMLNKSVEKQFKAFRRGFHMVTNESPLKYLFRPEEIELLICGSRNLDFLALEETTEYDGGYNRDSRIIKEFWETLHSFGEEQKRLFLQFTTGTDRAPVGGLGKLKMIIAKNGPDTDRLPTSHTCFNVLLLPEYSSKEKLRERLLKAITYAKGFGML
- the LOC123973155 gene encoding ubiquitin-protein ligase E3A isoform X2, giving the protein MKRAAAKHLIERYYHQLTEGCGNESCSNSWCASSVGFNRMDNNAAAVKALELYKVNSKLCDPHPSKKGTASAYLESSAHGNSACSNRKMNHKDVHSVRDNFKDVTYLTEEKVYEILDICGEKEDYSPLIRVIGRVFSSAEGLVQSFRRSKSHTKEELKSLQGKDEDKDEDEKEAAACSATAMEEDSPASSSSSRLGEGSSGENDVQKLAPDEVSVDIDAVRRVYERLLSNEKIEAAFLNALVYLSPNVECDLTYHNVYSRDPNYLNLFVIVMENSNLHSPEYLEIALPQFCKAMSKLPLAAQAKLARLWSHYSAEQIRRMVETFQQLITYKVISNEFNSRNLVNDDDAVVAATKCLKIVYYANVLGGDLDMGHNEEEDEEPIPESSELTLQELLGEERRNKKGPRVDPLETELGIRTNDCRRPLILFEEFVNEPLNEVLEMDKDYTFFKVETENKFSFMTCPFILNAVTKNLGLYYDNRIRMYSERRITVLYSLVQGQQLNPYLRLKVRRDHIIDDALVRLEMIAMENPADLKKQLYVEFEGEQGVDEGGVSKEFFQLVVEEIFNPDIGMFTYDERTKLFWFNASSFENEGQYTLIGIVLGLAIYNNCILDVHFPMVVYRKLMGKKGTFRDLADANPVLFQSLKELLEYEGSVEEDMMITFQISQTDLFGNPLMYDLRENGDKIPVTNENRKEFVAQYAEYMLNKSVEKQFKAFRRGFHMVTNESPLKYLFRPEEIELLICGSRNLDFLALEETTEYDGGYNRDSRIIKEFWETLHSFGEEQKRLFLQFTTGTDRAPVGGLGKLKMIIAKNGPDTDRLPTSHTCFNVLLLPEYSSKEKLRERLLKAITYAKGFGML